From a single Camarhynchus parvulus chromosome 20, STF_HiC, whole genome shotgun sequence genomic region:
- the CTSA gene encoding lysosomal protective protein isoform X2: MGPVLLSSLLLLGLGRAAPPDHEVTYLPGLPKQPSFRHFSGYLCAGPGKYLHYWFVEAQSNPQNSPLVLWLNGGPGCSSMEGFLKEHGPFLIQPDGVTLKYNEYAWNKIANILYVESPAGVGFSYSDDKKYATNDTEVAHNNYLALKDFLRLFPEYSKNDLFLTGESYGGVYIPTLAEWVMQDPSLNLKGIAVGNGLSSYEINDNSLVYFAYYHGLLGTELWKDLQAYCCSEGKCNFHDNSNLNCTLKMGEMIQIVEESGLNIYNLYAPCDGGVPGSMRYEGDYLITHDLGNSFIRMPLRFSWRQNLFRMPVARKKVRMDPPCTNSTAPSMYLNSPEVRKALHISPEAPEWQVCSFEVNRSYRRLYMQMNEVYLKLLGATKYRILVYNGDVDMACNFRGDEWFVDSLCQKVQVARRPWLYTENGENQIGGFVKEFTNIAFLTVKGAGHMVPTDRPLAAFTMFCRFIKNQPY, from the exons ATGGGGCCAGTGTTGCTGTcgtcgctgctgctgctggggttggGCCGGGCCGCCCCCCCGGACCATGAGGTGACCTACCTGCCCGGGCTGCCAAAACAGCCGTCCTTCCGCCACTTCTCGGGCTACCTCTGCGCCGGGCCGGGCAAGTACCTGCACTACTG GTTCGTGGAGGCCCAGAGCAATCCCCAGAACAGCCCCCTGGTGCTGTGGCTGAACGGgggccctggctgcagctccatggaggGCTTCCTCAAGGAGCATGGCCCCTTCCTG ATCCAGCCCGATGGGGTCACTCTGAAGTACAATGAGTACGCATGGAACAAG ATTGCCAACATCCTCTACGTGGAGTCTCCCGCTGGTGTCGGCTTCTCATACTCTGACGACAAGAAGTATGCCACAAATGACACGGAG GTTGCTCACAATAACTACCTGGCACTCAAGGACTTCCTCCGGCTCTTCCCTGAGTACTCCAAGAATGATCTCTTCCTCACAGGGGAGAGCTATGGAGGGGTCTACATTCCCACACTGGCAGAGTGGGTGATGCAGGACCCCAGCCTCAACCTGAAG GGAATCGCTGTGGGAAACGGCCTCTCATCTTATGAGATCAATGACAACTCCCTGGTTTACTTTGCCTATTACCACGGGCTGCTGGGGACCGA GCTGTGGAAAGACCTGCAGGCCTATTGCTGCTCCGAGGGGAAGTGCAACTTCCATGACAACTCCAACCTGAATTGCACACTCAAG ATGGGGGAGATGATTCAGATTGTAGAGGAATCTGGCCTCAATATCTACAACCTCTATGCCCCATGTGATGGAGGTGTTCCTGGGAGCATGAG ATATGAGGGTGATTATCTCATCACACATGACCTGGGCAACTCCTTCATCCGGATGCCACTGAGGTTCTCCTGGCGGCAG AACCTGTTCCGGATGCCAGTGGCCCGAAAGAAGGTCCGGATGGACCCACCCTGCACCAACTCCACAGCCCCCAGCATGTATCTGAACTCCCCCGAGGTGCGGAAGGCTCTGCACATCTCCCCTGAGGCCCCAGAGTGGCAGGTGTGCAG CTTCGAGGTGAACCGCAGCTACAGGCGCCTGTACATGCAGATGAATGAGGTGTACCTCAAGCTGCTTGGAGCCACG AAATACCGGATCTTGGTGTACAACGGGGATGTCGACATGGCTTGCAACTTTCGCGGGGATGAGTGGTTTGTGGATTCCTTGTGCCAGAAG GTGCAGGTGGCTCGCCGGCCCTGGCTCTACACGGAAAATGGTGAGAACCAGATCGGTGGCTTTGTGAAGGAATTCACCAACATCGCTTTCCTCACTGTCAAG GGAGCTGGCCACATGGTGCCCACAGACCGGCCGCTTGCTGCCTTTACCATGTTCTGCCGCTTCATTAAGAACCAGCCTTACTAA
- the CTSA gene encoding lysosomal protective protein isoform X1 yields MRPLPHLQGLPLRAAELRPGAQPQLAAQHRCPPGRQMGPVLLSSLLLLGLGRAAPPDHEVTYLPGLPKQPSFRHFSGYLCAGPGKYLHYWFVEAQSNPQNSPLVLWLNGGPGCSSMEGFLKEHGPFLIQPDGVTLKYNEYAWNKIANILYVESPAGVGFSYSDDKKYATNDTEVAHNNYLALKDFLRLFPEYSKNDLFLTGESYGGVYIPTLAEWVMQDPSLNLKGIAVGNGLSSYEINDNSLVYFAYYHGLLGTELWKDLQAYCCSEGKCNFHDNSNLNCTLKMGEMIQIVEESGLNIYNLYAPCDGGVPGSMRYEGDYLITHDLGNSFIRMPLRFSWRQNLFRMPVARKKVRMDPPCTNSTAPSMYLNSPEVRKALHISPEAPEWQVCSFEVNRSYRRLYMQMNEVYLKLLGATKYRILVYNGDVDMACNFRGDEWFVDSLCQKVQVARRPWLYTENGENQIGGFVKEFTNIAFLTVKGAGHMVPTDRPLAAFTMFCRFIKNQPY; encoded by the exons ATGGGGCCAGTGTTGCTGTcgtcgctgctgctgctggggttggGCCGGGCCGCCCCCCCGGACCATGAGGTGACCTACCTGCCCGGGCTGCCAAAACAGCCGTCCTTCCGCCACTTCTCGGGCTACCTCTGCGCCGGGCCGGGCAAGTACCTGCACTACTG GTTCGTGGAGGCCCAGAGCAATCCCCAGAACAGCCCCCTGGTGCTGTGGCTGAACGGgggccctggctgcagctccatggaggGCTTCCTCAAGGAGCATGGCCCCTTCCTG ATCCAGCCCGATGGGGTCACTCTGAAGTACAATGAGTACGCATGGAACAAG ATTGCCAACATCCTCTACGTGGAGTCTCCCGCTGGTGTCGGCTTCTCATACTCTGACGACAAGAAGTATGCCACAAATGACACGGAG GTTGCTCACAATAACTACCTGGCACTCAAGGACTTCCTCCGGCTCTTCCCTGAGTACTCCAAGAATGATCTCTTCCTCACAGGGGAGAGCTATGGAGGGGTCTACATTCCCACACTGGCAGAGTGGGTGATGCAGGACCCCAGCCTCAACCTGAAG GGAATCGCTGTGGGAAACGGCCTCTCATCTTATGAGATCAATGACAACTCCCTGGTTTACTTTGCCTATTACCACGGGCTGCTGGGGACCGA GCTGTGGAAAGACCTGCAGGCCTATTGCTGCTCCGAGGGGAAGTGCAACTTCCATGACAACTCCAACCTGAATTGCACACTCAAG ATGGGGGAGATGATTCAGATTGTAGAGGAATCTGGCCTCAATATCTACAACCTCTATGCCCCATGTGATGGAGGTGTTCCTGGGAGCATGAG ATATGAGGGTGATTATCTCATCACACATGACCTGGGCAACTCCTTCATCCGGATGCCACTGAGGTTCTCCTGGCGGCAG AACCTGTTCCGGATGCCAGTGGCCCGAAAGAAGGTCCGGATGGACCCACCCTGCACCAACTCCACAGCCCCCAGCATGTATCTGAACTCCCCCGAGGTGCGGAAGGCTCTGCACATCTCCCCTGAGGCCCCAGAGTGGCAGGTGTGCAG CTTCGAGGTGAACCGCAGCTACAGGCGCCTGTACATGCAGATGAATGAGGTGTACCTCAAGCTGCTTGGAGCCACG AAATACCGGATCTTGGTGTACAACGGGGATGTCGACATGGCTTGCAACTTTCGCGGGGATGAGTGGTTTGTGGATTCCTTGTGCCAGAAG GTGCAGGTGGCTCGCCGGCCCTGGCTCTACACGGAAAATGGTGAGAACCAGATCGGTGGCTTTGTGAAGGAATTCACCAACATCGCTTTCCTCACTGTCAAG GGAGCTGGCCACATGGTGCCCACAGACCGGCCGCTTGCTGCCTTTACCATGTTCTGCCGCTTCATTAAGAACCAGCCTTACTAA
- the PLTP gene encoding phospholipid transfer protein: MAAGGCLLLLLLPSLVTASHSPPGCKIRITSKGLDLVKQEGLRFVEQELQNITVSDLHGSEGQFQYNISQVKVTDLQLAFSDLNFQPQQHLVFNISNASISLRFRRQLLYWFFYDIGSINASADGVHIYTVLQLAKDEAGRLKISNMTCNASIARMHAGFSGTLRKVYEFLSTFIVTGMRFLLSQQICPSLEHASLVLLNSLLDTVPVRNYVDEHIGIDYSLLRDPSITTDTLELDFKGMFFPRVREDQELENHAVEPVIKETERMVYVAFSEYFFDSAMHSYFQAGVLTIELQGEKVPKDLEVLLRATFFGTIFMLSPSVDAPLRLVLQVSAPPRCTIKPSGTSVSVSAFLNISLVPPDRPAVQLSSMAMETKLSAKVFLQGKALRVQLDLRRFRIYSKQSALESLALFSLQAPLKTLLQLTIMPIINERTKKGVQIPLPEGMDFTREVVTNHAGFLTVGADLHFSKGLREVIEKYRPVPTAAAYSSSQPAEPSLDPSSL, encoded by the exons G tgaagcaggaggggctgcgctttgtggagcaggagctgcagaacatCACGGTGTCAGACCTGCATGGGAGTGAGGGGCAGTTCCAGTACAACATCAGCCA ggtcaAGGTGACAGATCTGCAGCTGGCCTTTTCAGACCTGaacttccagccccagcagcaccttgtCTTCAACATCAGCAATGCTTCCATTAGCCTACGCTTCCGCAGGCAGCTGCTCTACTGGTTCTT CTATGACATTGGGTCCATCAATGCCTCTGCGGATGGTGTCCACATCTACACAGTGCTGCAGTTGGCCAAGGATGAGGCTGGGCGCCTCAAGATCTCCAATATGACCTGCAACGCCTCCATAGCAAGAATGCATGCTGGCTTCTCTGGCACACTCAG GAAGGTCTATGAGTTCCTGAGCACCTTCATCGTCACGGGGATGCGCTTCCTCCTCAGCCAGCAG atctgcccatccctggagcatgccagcctggtgctgctgaacTCTTTGCTGGACACAGTGCCTG TGAGAAACTATGTGGATGAGCATATTGGGATTGACTACTCCCTCCTACGGGATCCGTCCATCACCACTGACACCCTTGAGCTCGACTTCAAG GGCATGTTCTTCCCCCGGGTGAGAgaggaccaggagctggagaacCACGCGGTGGAGCCGGTGATCAAGGAGACTGAGCGCATGGTTTATGTTGCCTTCTCTGAGTACTTCTTCGACTCAGCCATGCACTCGTACTTCCAGGCAGGAGTACTGACCATAGAGCTCCAGGGGGAGAAG GTGCCCAAGGACCTGGAGGTTTTGCTGAGAGCCACATTCTTTGGGACTATTTTCATGCTG AGCCCTTCTGTGGATGCTCCGCTGCGGCTGGTGCTGCAGGTCTCTGCTCCCCCCCGCTGCACCATCAAACCCTCGGGGACCTCagtttctgtctctgctttccTGAACATCTCACTGGTGCCCCCAGACCGCCCAGCTGTCCAGCTCTCCAGCATGGCCATG gaaACCAAGCTGAGTGCCAAAGTGTTTCTGCAAGGGAAAGCACTGCGTGTGCAGCTGGACCTACGACG GTTTCGCATCTATTCCAAGCAGTCAGCGCTGGAGTCGCTTGCG ctgttcTCACTGCAGGCCCCACTGAagaccctgctgcagctgaccATCATGCCCATCATTAACG agagGACAAAGAAGGGGGTGCAGATCCCACTGCCCGAAGGCATGGACTTCACCAGGGAGGTGGTCACCAATCATGCG ggatTCCTCACAGTGGGAGCTGATCTCCACTTCTCCAAGGGGCTGCGGGAGGTGATTGAGAAATACCGCCCAGTGCCGACCGCTGCTGCCtactccagctcccagcctgcagagcccagcctggatcCCAGCTCACTCTAG